A stretch of the Alnus glutinosa chromosome 6, dhAlnGlut1.1, whole genome shotgun sequence genome encodes the following:
- the LOC133871219 gene encoding pentatricopeptide repeat-containing protein At2g18940, chloroplastic: MEGALFPTRPVYPIPTTRPSQPNRPLKFASTTLPAPPQSPSSSSFPLDTLLQHLLHLSSPPNTTHKLEPIHPPQRSNAHFSSLHTSVDSTQLDHQQAHPKKPTLVSAPSFENKKEEFQPGDGSLEFLSRNGKLMFNSILEQPLPSLNAFFDSVKFDLLEVDLISLLKALDLSGNWERALLLFEWVVLNINSENVKLDNQAIEVMVRILGRESQHLTASKLFDVIPVDEYSLDVRAYTTILHAFSRAGKYRKAITMFEKMKESGLSPTLVTYNVMLDVYGKMGRSWNKILGLLDEMRSKGLEFDEFTCSTVISACGREGLLNEAKVFFAGLKSQGYVPGTVTYNSLLQVFGKAGIYTEALSILKEMEDNNCPPDSVTYNELVAAYVRAGFYDEGAAVIDTMTCKGVMPNAVTYTTVINAYGRSGKEDKALRLFNQMKELGCVPNVCTYNAVLGMLGKKSLSEEMIKILCDMKLNGCAPNRITWNTMLAMCGDKGKHKYLNRILREMKNCGFEPDRDTFNTLISAYGRCGSHIDAAKMSEEMIKAGFSPCVTTYNAFLNALARLGDYIAAESVIIDMRNKGFKPNQTSYSLMLHCYAKGGNVKGIEKIEKAIYDGHIYPSWMLLRTLILANFKCRSLMGMERAFLALRKNGYNPDLVLFNCMLSIFSKNKMYDRAHEMLHLIRECGLQPDLVSYNSLMDMYARGGDCWKAEEVLKGLQKSGGKPDLVSYNTVIKAFCRLGLMQEALRILSEMTARGIRPCIFTYNTFVAGYAGQEMFVEVDEVIGYMVQNNCRPNELTYKIVVDGYCKARNYKEAMDFVSNIKEMDKSFDDQSVQRLASRIREYLES; this comes from the coding sequence atGGAAGGTGCCCTCTTTCCCACCAGGCCAGTGTATCCCATCCCAACAACCCGACCTAGCCAACCAAACCGACCTTTGAAATTCGCTTCAACAACTCTGCCAGCCCCTCCCCAATCcccatcttcttcctccttcCCTTTAGACACTCTCCTTCAGCACCTGCTGCACCTTTCTTCACCTCCCAACACCACCCACAAGCTCGAACCCATACACCCACCTCAACGCAGTAATGCCCACTTCTCTTCCCTTCACACTTCTGTTGATTCGACCCAGCTAGACCACCAACAAGCGCATCCAAAGAAACCCACTTTAGTTTCAGCGCCATCGtttgagaacaaaaaagaagagtttCAACCAGGAGATGGGTCTCTGGAGTTCTTGTCAAGAAACGGTAAGTTGATGTTCAATTCAATTTTAGAACAGCCTTTGCCTAGTTTGAATGCATTCTTTGATTCTGTCAAGTTTGACTTGCTTGAAGTTGATTTGATCAGTCTCTTGAAAGCATTAGACCTTTCAGGCAATTGGGAAAGAGCTCTTTTGTTGTTTGAGTGGGTTGTGTTGAACATAAACTCTGAAAATGTGAAACTAGACAATCAGGCTATCGAAGTAATGGTTAGGATCCTTGGGAGAGAGTCACAGCATTTGACTGCATCGAAGCTGTTTGATGTAATTCCCGTTGACGAATACTCGCTCGACGTCCGAGCCTACACCACTATTCTTCATGCATTTTCTCGCGCTGGCAAGTATAGAAAAGCCATCACTATGTttgagaaaatgaaggaaagtgGTCTCTCCCCGACTTTGGTAACTTACAATGTCATGCTTGATGTTTATGGAAAAATGGGTCGTTCTTGGAATAAGATTTTAGGTCTCTTGGATGAAATGAGAAGTAAAGGACTGGAGTTTGATGAGTTTACTTGCAGTACCGTGATATCTGCATGTGGGAGAGAAGGTCTTTTAAATGAAGCGAAAGTGTTCTTTGCTGGATTGAAGTCACAAGGCTATGTACCTGGAACTGTTACTTATAATTCTTTGCTACAAGTGTTTGGGAAAGCAGGGATATACACAGAGGCCTTGAGCATCTTGAAAGAAATGGAGGATAATAATTGCCCACCGGACTCTGTTACTTACAATGAGCTTGTGGCAGCTTATGTGAGAGCAGGATTCTATGATGAAGGGGCGGCTGTCATAGACACGATGACCTGCAAAGGAGTAATGCCAAATGCTGTTACATATACAACTGTGATAAATGCCTATGGCAGATCAGGAAAGGAAGACAAGGCCTTAAGGTTGTTCAACCAGATGAAGGAGTTGGGTTGTGTTCCTAATGTATGTACATACAATGCTGTTCTCGGGATGCTAGGGAAAAAATCGCTATCAGAGGAGATGATAAAGATACTCTGTGATATGAAATTAAATGGTTGTGCCCCAAACCGTATTACATGGAACACAATGCTTGCCATGTGTGGTGACAAGGGTAAACACAAGTATCTCAACCGCATCTTACGGGAAATGAAGAATTGTGGTTTTGAGCCGGATAGAGATACATTTAATACTTTAATTAGTGCATATGGCCGGTGTGGGTCTCATATTGATGCTGCTAAGATGTCTGAGGAGATGATTAAAGCAGGGTTTAGTCCTTGCGTTACAACTTATAACGCTTTTCTAAATGCACTGGCCCGGCTAGGTGATTATATAGCTGCAGAATCTGTCATTATAGACATGAGGAATAAGGGTTTCAAGCCGAATCAAACTTCATACTCACTGATGCTTCATTGTTATGCAAAGGGGGGAAATGTCAAGGGGATAGAGAAGATTGAGAAAGCCATTTATGATGGTCATATCTATCCTAGCTGGATGCTTTTGAGAACCCTCATTCTTGCAAACTTCAAGTGTAGATCACTAATGGGAATGGAGAGGGCATTTCTGGCACTGCGGAAGAATGGATACAACCCTGATTTGGTATTGTTTAACTGTATGCTTTCCATTTTTtcgaaaaataaaatgtatGACAGGGCCCATGAGATGCTGCACTTGATTCGTGAGTGTGGGCTGCAACCTGATCTCGTAAGCTACAATAGCTTGATGGACATGTATGCCAGAGGGGGAGATTGTTGGAAAGCAGAAGAAGTCCTTAAGGGACTACAAAAATCTGGTGGGAAACCAGACCTTGTGTCTTATAACACTGTCATCAAAGCATTTTGCAGGCTAGGGCTAATGCAGGAGGCTTTAAGAATTCTCTCAGAGATGACTGCTAGAGGGATTCGGCCATGTATTTTTACCTACAACACTTTTGTGGCAGGCTATGCTGGGCAGGAAATGTTTGTAGAAGTAGATGAAGTGATTGGCTATATGGTTCAGAACAACTGCAGACCGAATGAGCTAACCTACAAGATAGTAGTGGATGGTTATTGTAAAGCGAGAAACTATAAAGAAGCCATGGATTTTGTGTCAAATATTAAGGAGATGGATAAATCCTTTGATGATCAGTCTGTTCAAAGACTTGCTTCTCGCATCAGGGAGTATTTGGAGTCATGA